The following are encoded together in the Acidimicrobiales bacterium genome:
- a CDS encoding PspA/IM30 family protein — protein MIKLLKRWWRYTTTRLTGKFEERADPKVQLEQAIQEAQDQHRRLKEQAASIIANQKQTEMRLSRTLEDYEKVSNNARQAVIMADEANRSGDTAKAAEYTSAAEAFANRMIGLEREVDDLKELHGQAGQAAEQARAAVEQNSAAMQQKLAERQRLMGQLDQAQMAEQMNTAMASLSETVSDETPSFDQIREKIEMRYAKAQGMGELSEGSLDSKMFEIEQAAMNNEARGRLDEIRGQLGLSAPEPAGANELQHKIEELKAATGEGEAAGSEPSSDDDT, from the coding sequence ATGATCAAGCTCTTAAAGCGCTGGTGGCGGTACACGACGACCCGGCTCACCGGGAAGTTCGAGGAACGCGCCGATCCCAAGGTCCAGCTCGAGCAGGCGATCCAGGAGGCCCAGGATCAGCACCGCCGGCTCAAGGAGCAGGCAGCCAGCATCATCGCCAACCAGAAGCAGACCGAGATGCGCCTGTCGCGCACCCTCGAGGACTACGAGAAGGTGAGCAACAACGCCCGCCAGGCGGTGATCATGGCCGACGAGGCCAACCGCTCCGGCGACACCGCAAAGGCCGCGGAGTACACCTCGGCCGCCGAGGCGTTCGCCAACCGCATGATCGGTCTCGAGCGCGAGGTCGACGATCTCAAGGAGCTGCACGGCCAGGCCGGACAGGCCGCCGAGCAGGCGCGGGCCGCGGTCGAGCAGAACTCGGCGGCGATGCAACAGAAGCTGGCCGAGCGCCAGCGGCTGATGGGCCAGCTCGACCAAGCCCAGATGGCCGAGCAGATGAACACCGCCATGGCCTCACTCTCCGAGACCGTCAGCGACGAGACGCCCTCGTTCGACCAGATCCGCGAGAAGATCGAGATGCGCTACGCCAAGGCGCAGGGGATGGGTGAGCTCAGCGAAGGGTCGCTCGACTCGAAGATGTTCGAGATCGAACAGGCCGCCATGAACAACGAGGCCCGGGGGCGTCTCGACGAGATCCGTGGCCAGTTGGGGCTGTCGGCTCCCGAGCCCGCGGGGGCGAACGAGCTGCAGCACAAGATCGAGGAACTCAAGGCCGCCACCGGCGAGGGCGAGGCCGCCGGGTCAGAGCCGTCCTCCGACGACGACACCTAG
- the rplU gene encoding 50S ribosomal protein L21: protein MYAVIKTGGKQYRVEQGQTLDIERLGAGEGDVSLAPVLLVDGDTVLSTPDQLSKANVSAKVVGDAKGPKITGFTYKNKTNSSRRWGHRQQYDTIEITKITKG from the coding sequence ATGTATGCAGTCATCAAGACCGGTGGCAAGCAGTACCGGGTCGAACAGGGACAGACGCTCGATATCGAGCGCTTGGGTGCGGGTGAGGGCGACGTATCGCTCGCGCCGGTGCTGCTCGTCGACGGCGACACGGTGCTGTCCACGCCCGATCAACTCTCCAAGGCCAACGTCTCGGCCAAGGTCGTAGGCGACGCCAAGGGCCCCAAGATCACGGGCTTCACCTACAAGAACAAGACCAACAGCAGCCGGCGGTGGGGCCACCGCCAGCAGTACGACACCATCGAGATCACCAAGATCACCAAGGGCTGA
- the proB gene encoding glutamate 5-kinase, with protein MIVVAKIGTSSITDSGGEVSRAAIERLCTEVATLRAVGHQVVIVTSGAIAAGLPALGMGDDDRPRDARTLQAVSAVGQSRLMRVYDDVLGSHGLVGGQVLIAPLDFMIRQQYLHARGTLTRLLELGAVPVVNENDAIADDEIRFGDNDRLAALVAHLVDAELLVLLTDTPGLLTADPRLDDSASLIEEIVEIDHELEGLAGGAGTVRGSGGMASKIAAAKISAWSGVRSVIAAAGRDGVLVDAVDGVPGVGTVVQPRATRLGARKLWIAFAVGSAGQIVVDDGARAALVDANRSLLPAGVVAVEGHFVPDDAVELATADGRVFAKGLVRMGSAMLAEYKGRRTGDLPAGVDHEVIHRDDLVMLPG; from the coding sequence GTGATCGTCGTCGCCAAGATCGGCACCTCCTCCATCACCGACAGCGGCGGCGAGGTGTCACGCGCGGCCATCGAGCGGCTCTGCACCGAGGTGGCCACGCTGCGGGCCGTCGGGCACCAGGTGGTGATCGTCACCTCGGGGGCGATCGCCGCCGGACTGCCGGCGCTGGGCATGGGCGACGACGACCGGCCCCGCGACGCCCGCACCCTCCAGGCGGTCTCGGCGGTCGGCCAGAGTCGTCTCATGCGGGTCTACGACGACGTGCTGGGCTCGCATGGGCTGGTCGGCGGCCAGGTGCTGATCGCGCCGCTCGACTTCATGATCCGCCAGCAGTACCTCCACGCCCGCGGCACCCTCACCCGGTTGCTCGAGCTCGGCGCGGTGCCGGTGGTCAACGAGAACGACGCCATCGCCGACGACGAGATCCGCTTCGGTGACAACGACCGCCTCGCCGCCCTCGTCGCCCACCTCGTCGACGCTGAGCTGCTGGTGCTGCTCACCGACACGCCAGGCCTGCTCACCGCCGATCCGCGCCTCGACGACTCGGCCTCGCTCATCGAGGAGATCGTCGAGATCGACCACGAGCTCGAGGGCCTCGCCGGGGGAGCGGGCACCGTCCGGGGGAGCGGTGGGATGGCCTCCAAGATCGCCGCCGCGAAGATCTCGGCCTGGAGCGGTGTTCGGTCGGTGATCGCTGCCGCGGGACGCGACGGGGTGCTCGTCGACGCCGTCGACGGCGTACCCGGGGTGGGCACGGTGGTGCAGCCCCGGGCCACCCGCCTCGGCGCCCGCAAGCTGTGGATCGCGTTCGCGGTGGGCTCCGCCGGTCAGATCGTCGTCGACGACGGCGCCCGCGCCGCGCTGGTCGATGCCAACCGGTCGCTGCTGCCGGCAGGGGTGGTCGCGGTCGAGGGGCACTTCGTTCCCGACGACGCGGTCGAGCTGGCCACCGCCGACGGTCGGGTGTTCGCCAAGGGGCTGGTGCGGATGGGCAGCGCCATGCTCGCCGAGTACAAGGGCCGTCGCACCGGTGATCTCCCCGCCGGGGTCGACCACGAGGTCATCCACCGCGACGACCTCGTGATGCTGCCCGGGTAG
- the obgE gene encoding GTPase ObgE, with protein sequence MSGFVDECGLNVKGGDGGAGAVSMRREAHVPLGGPDGGDGGHGGNVWLVADHNVASLIAFRDHPHRKAESGTHGSGKRKHGATGTDLEVSVPVGTQVFDQTGTEVLADLVHQGDRWLAAQGGQGGHGNYAFASQRRRAPTFAEQGEVGEERWLRLELKLMADVALVGFPNVGKSTLIARISAAKPKIADYPFTTLEPNLGVVRLDDGFEMVVADIPGLIEGASEGRGLGHQFLRHVERARALVVLADLADLGGHTPAEQEAVLLRELASYQPDLVERFRVVVGSRADLEGIVEGAADTSGFDGLRISAVTGQGIPQLLGAMREMVDAARTTEAEPEGFVVHRPAGEGIRIERDDDGAYVVIGRQAERAVALSDLTNPEALDYAQGRLKKLGVDKALAKAGAKPGDLVRIGAVSFEYEDDR encoded by the coding sequence GTGTCCGGTTTCGTCGACGAGTGTGGTCTCAACGTCAAGGGTGGTGACGGCGGCGCGGGCGCCGTGTCGATGCGACGCGAGGCCCATGTGCCCCTCGGCGGCCCCGACGGCGGCGACGGCGGTCACGGCGGCAACGTGTGGCTCGTCGCCGACCACAACGTCGCCTCGCTGATCGCGTTCCGGGACCATCCCCACCGCAAGGCCGAGTCCGGCACCCACGGGTCGGGCAAGCGCAAGCACGGCGCGACCGGCACCGACCTCGAGGTCTCTGTGCCCGTCGGCACCCAGGTGTTCGATCAGACCGGCACCGAGGTGCTCGCCGACCTGGTGCACCAAGGCGACCGTTGGCTCGCCGCCCAGGGAGGCCAAGGGGGCCACGGCAACTACGCCTTTGCCTCCCAGCGCCGGCGGGCGCCGACCTTCGCCGAGCAGGGCGAGGTGGGCGAGGAACGGTGGCTCCGCCTCGAGCTCAAGCTCATGGCCGATGTGGCGTTGGTCGGCTTCCCCAACGTGGGCAAGAGCACCCTCATCGCCCGCATCTCGGCCGCGAAGCCCAAGATCGCCGACTACCCCTTCACCACCCTCGAACCCAACCTCGGGGTCGTTCGCCTCGACGACGGCTTCGAGATGGTCGTCGCCGACATCCCCGGTTTGATCGAAGGGGCAAGCGAAGGTCGTGGGCTCGGGCACCAGTTCCTCCGTCACGTCGAACGGGCCCGGGCCCTGGTGGTGCTGGCCGATCTGGCCGACCTCGGCGGACACACCCCCGCGGAGCAGGAAGCGGTCTTGCTCCGCGAGCTGGCCAGCTACCAGCCCGACCTGGTCGAACGTTTCCGCGTCGTGGTCGGGTCCCGAGCCGACCTCGAGGGCATCGTCGAGGGTGCCGCCGACACCTCCGGGTTCGACGGGTTGCGCATCTCGGCGGTCACCGGGCAGGGGATCCCCCAGCTGCTCGGGGCGATGCGCGAGATGGTCGACGCGGCCCGCACCACCGAGGCCGAACCCGAGGGCTTCGTGGTGCATCGTCCAGCCGGCGAGGGGATCAGGATCGAGCGTGACGACGACGGCGCCTACGTGGTGATCGGACGCCAGGCCGAACGGGCCGTGGCGCTGTCCGACCTCACCAACCCCGAGGCGCTCGACTACGCCCAGGGACGACTCAAGAAGCTCGGCGTCGACAAGGCACTGGCCAAGGCCGGAGCCAAGCCCGGCGATCTCGTCCGCATCGGCGCGGTCAGTTTCGAGTACGAGGACGACCGGTGA
- the rpmA gene encoding 50S ribosomal protein L27, whose amino-acid sequence MSKTKGGGSTRNGRDSESKRLGVKVFDGGAVNAGAIIVRQRGTRIHPGENVGRGHDDTLFATAPGKVKFGSRKGRKLVDVLPGD is encoded by the coding sequence ATGTCGAAGACCAAGGGTGGCGGTTCCACCAGGAACGGCCGCGATTCAGAGAGCAAGCGCCTCGGCGTCAAGGTGTTCGATGGCGGCGCCGTCAACGCCGGCGCCATCATCGTGCGCCAGCGCGGTACCCGCATCCACCCGGGCGAGAACGTGGGTCGTGGCCACGACGACACCCTGTTCGCCACCGCCCCGGGCAAGGTGAAGTTCGGGTCGCGCAAGGGCCGCAAGCTGGTCGACGTCCTTCCCGGCGACTGA
- a CDS encoding HD domain-containing protein, giving the protein MSQHRPPPARPESVAAAGPPTERARRWAATMHSHRSGTVHRAHGDSAADIEATPPLERTEREALEDLHLAVGATRAVDAGNRALPEAPDPARTCFERDRDRILHGTTAFRRLAGKTQVFIFPEDHQRTRLTHALEVAQVATAIARACRLNVALTEAIALGHDCGHGPGGHASEDAFSPYVDGGYDHAVWGADVVLAPLNLCAETLDGVRNHSWSRPAPATPEGEAVSWADRIAYVCHDFEDAAHVGIVSFDDLPELVRERAGATRRAQLDSFIGAVVDAATSTGTIGMAEPMAETLAVFRRFNYDHIYMRPESVAQAKLVIDVLRNLVEHYADLPEPLPLDGIGASTPIDRPPGSPDALHQAVTYVGGMTDRYAFTQAVTLLGWERTRLPMGIDLRELI; this is encoded by the coding sequence GTGAGCCAACACCGACCCCCGCCGGCACGACCCGAGTCGGTCGCTGCCGCCGGCCCACCCACCGAGCGCGCCCGGCGGTGGGCAGCCACCATGCACAGCCATCGCAGCGGCACCGTTCACCGTGCCCACGGCGACAGCGCGGCCGACATCGAGGCCACTCCCCCACTCGAGCGGACCGAACGCGAGGCCCTCGAGGACCTGCACCTCGCCGTCGGAGCCACACGGGCGGTCGATGCCGGCAACCGGGCCCTCCCGGAAGCGCCCGATCCCGCCCGCACCTGCTTCGAGCGCGACCGCGACCGCATCCTGCACGGCACCACCGCCTTCCGCCGGCTGGCAGGCAAGACCCAGGTGTTCATCTTCCCCGAGGACCACCAGCGCACCCGACTCACCCACGCGCTCGAGGTCGCCCAGGTCGCCACCGCCATCGCCCGGGCATGCCGGCTCAACGTCGCCCTCACCGAAGCCATCGCCCTCGGCCACGACTGTGGCCACGGGCCCGGTGGCCACGCCAGCGAAGACGCCTTCAGCCCCTACGTCGACGGCGGCTACGACCACGCCGTGTGGGGCGCCGACGTGGTCCTCGCCCCGCTCAACCTGTGTGCCGAGACCCTCGACGGCGTCCGCAACCACTCGTGGTCACGACCGGCACCGGCCACTCCCGAAGGCGAGGCCGTGTCCTGGGCCGACCGGATCGCCTACGTGTGCCACGACTTCGAGGACGCCGCCCACGTCGGGATCGTCTCCTTCGACGACCTGCCCGAACTGGTGCGCGAGCGCGCCGGAGCGACCCGCCGCGCCCAGCTCGACTCGTTCATCGGTGCCGTGGTCGACGCTGCCACCTCCACCGGCACGATCGGCATGGCCGAGCCCATGGCCGAGACCCTCGCCGTCTTCCGTCGCTTCAACTACGACCACATCTACATGCGCCCCGAGTCGGTGGCCCAGGCCAAGCTCGTCATCGACGTGCTGCGCAACCTCGTCGAGCACTACGCCGACCTCCCCGAGCCGCTCCCCCTCGACGGGATCGGCGCCAGCACCCCGATCGATCGGCCGCCCGGCAGCCCCGACGCCCTGCACCAAGCCGTCACCTACGTCGGCGGCATGACCGACCGCTACGCCTTCACCCAGGCGGTCACCCTGCTCGGCTGGGAGCGCACCCGGCTCCCCATGGGAATCGACCTGCGCGAGCTCATCTGA
- a CDS encoding Rne/Rng family ribonuclease codes for MSDPATSGAPDSSGSGRTGADPSPPPQRAKTDPDPKTSPEPEPRTNDVADGRDRSADGQGSRQGSGNRRRRGSRGGRSRNRPNRTQGEGSDDTDRGGNAGDEGDARRLAGEDRSGGGDEADRGGRKPKIGDTRPAPEAASSARSKGSGSSKQNKGGGRSGGGESSSSGSGSGSSSGSGSSGRRRRRRGGRGRGSGGGQGNQGSGGGQGAKPSPVEAVLGDEDPIELDAATLKRRRGRERKGRPVGRYLMAVSKGPNATQISVLEGRNLIEHYVSRPSDNETQIHGNVYLGKVQNVLPGMEAAFIDIGTPKNAVLYRGDVQYDPDDIETKGDQPRIEQMLKARQTIICQVTKNPIAHKGARLTQEVSLPGRFVVLIPNSTTYGISKRLPDNERKRLRSILDRVKPAGHGIIVRTAAENVTAEEIERDVGRLSSQWQQIEKLASSSKAPALLYREPDMAVRVIREEFNKEYRSVVIDDRELFEEVRDYVAAISPALADRVDYYDPEAEKLPLFEKHHVHEQIHKAIDRKVWLPSGGSLIIEHTEALTVIDVNTGKNVGKSNLEETVYRNNLEAAEEIARQLRLRDIGGIIVIDFVDMEIKANREEVTRVFRDALARDKTRTQVFEISDLGLVEMTRKRIGEGLLESLTIRCPECEGRALVVNTDLLEE; via the coding sequence ATGTCCGATCCCGCTACGAGCGGCGCACCCGACTCCTCCGGCTCCGGCCGGACCGGAGCTGATCCGTCACCACCTCCCCAGCGAGCCAAGACCGACCCCGATCCCAAGACCAGCCCCGAACCAGAACCGCGAACGAACGATGTCGCCGACGGCCGCGACCGCTCGGCCGATGGCCAAGGCTCCCGCCAGGGATCGGGGAACCGGCGGCGCCGGGGTTCTCGAGGCGGACGGAGCCGCAACCGACCGAACCGAACCCAGGGGGAAGGTTCCGACGACACCGATCGCGGCGGCAACGCCGGCGATGAGGGAGACGCTCGGCGTCTCGCCGGCGAGGACCGATCCGGTGGCGGCGACGAGGCGGACCGAGGGGGGCGCAAGCCCAAGATCGGCGACACCAGGCCGGCGCCGGAAGCGGCCAGCTCGGCGAGATCGAAGGGATCAGGCTCGTCCAAGCAGAACAAGGGCGGCGGCCGATCCGGCGGAGGCGAGTCCTCCAGCTCCGGTTCGGGCTCTGGATCGAGCTCTGGGTCCGGGTCCTCTGGCCGTCGGCGGCGACGCCGTGGCGGCCGCGGCCGTGGCAGCGGGGGCGGACAGGGCAACCAGGGCAGCGGGGGCGGACAGGGCGCCAAACCGTCTCCCGTCGAGGCGGTCCTCGGCGACGAGGACCCCATCGAGCTCGACGCCGCCACCCTGAAGCGGCGGCGGGGACGCGAGCGCAAGGGTCGGCCCGTCGGCCGCTACCTCATGGCGGTGTCCAAGGGGCCCAACGCCACCCAGATCTCGGTGCTCGAGGGCCGCAACCTCATCGAGCACTACGTGTCGCGCCCCTCCGACAACGAGACCCAGATCCACGGCAACGTCTACCTGGGCAAGGTGCAGAACGTGTTGCCGGGCATGGAGGCCGCCTTCATCGACATCGGCACTCCGAAGAACGCCGTGCTCTACCGAGGCGACGTGCAGTACGACCCCGACGACATCGAGACCAAGGGTGACCAGCCCCGCATCGAGCAGATGCTCAAGGCCCGCCAGACCATCATCTGCCAGGTCACCAAGAACCCCATCGCCCACAAGGGCGCCCGCCTCACCCAAGAGGTGTCGCTGCCCGGCCGGTTCGTGGTCCTCATTCCCAACAGCACCACCTACGGCATCTCCAAGCGACTGCCCGACAACGAGCGCAAGCGCCTCCGCTCGATTCTCGACCGGGTCAAGCCGGCGGGGCACGGGATCATCGTGCGCACCGCTGCCGAGAACGTCACCGCCGAGGAGATCGAGCGCGACGTCGGACGCCTGTCCAGCCAGTGGCAGCAGATCGAGAAGCTGGCGTCGTCGTCCAAGGCGCCGGCGCTGCTCTACCGCGAACCCGACATGGCCGTGCGGGTCATCCGCGAGGAGTTCAACAAGGAGTACCGGTCGGTGGTCATCGACGACCGAGAGCTGTTCGAAGAGGTCCGTGACTACGTGGCCGCCATCAGTCCGGCTCTGGCCGACCGGGTCGACTACTACGACCCCGAGGCCGAGAAGCTGCCGCTGTTCGAGAAGCACCACGTCCACGAGCAGATCCACAAGGCGATCGACCGCAAGGTGTGGTTGCCGTCGGGCGGCTCGCTCATCATCGAGCACACCGAGGCGCTCACCGTCATCGACGTGAACACCGGCAAGAACGTCGGCAAGTCGAACCTCGAAGAGACCGTCTACCGCAACAACCTGGAAGCGGCCGAGGAGATCGCCCGCCAGCTCCGGCTGCGCGACATCGGCGGCATCATCGTGATCGACTTCGTCGACATGGAGATCAAGGCCAACCGCGAGGAGGTCACCAGGGTCTTCCGCGACGCGCTGGCCCGCGACAAGACCCGAACCCAGGTGTTCGAGATCTCCGATCTGGGACTGGTCGAGATGACCCGCAAACGCATCGGCGAGGGACTGCTCGAGTCGCTCACCATCCGCTGCCCCGAGTGCGAGGGACGGGCCCTGGTCGTCAACACCGACCTGCTCGAGGAGTGA
- a CDS encoding Tad domain-containing protein, with amino-acid sequence MSPEPRVPDKESAPEDADERPDERRLRDQGFVLAWLALMLVVLVGFAGFAVDIGHWYLTASRVQNAADASALGGVVFLPDQMSEAEQVAWDLAEGHGYPSGDVNVAPGERPNQLEVSVTKEVDNFFVGIFGIDTTSITRSAMAEFEGPVPMGSPENFLGNDPELGESPDHWMNLASVRNNAVNGDRFAAGLCPSGGALGPCGNPNPSINNPSYDPNGHIFAIEVAPGTAGPLRVDVFDPGFYEVGDTCTTNQSDVFNTGTGDLQAHAAGDPDVPDDWYDDADSRFVGGASPTWCPGDHRAGASGGSAPLVSTFIVRSPDNSPWIDTDNPVVNTATCQPRQFEGRDNGWLRGSGGLQGKLTDPDEGRVTFPPGAWEQTVANSFRRWVTVCEIANPQPGRYLLQIKSNAPLGNPLATNTAIDTWGHNRFSLRVGNGAPSDPGWDSGVRLFGNGRLPIYVNASGADTEFFLARVTPSTTQRLLNISLWDISDGGSSGSMRVVPPPDSGLSNFSGCAFGSSGGSYAPSPGDCSFTFGAGALNGELMQVEIPLPDGYSCAESNPFGCWIKVEAPFGGSVNDTTTWSADIVGDPVRLVE; translated from the coding sequence ATGTCGCCTGAACCAAGAGTGCCGGACAAAGAATCAGCGCCAGAGGACGCCGACGAGCGTCCCGACGAACGACGCCTGCGCGACCAAGGATTCGTTCTGGCATGGCTCGCGCTCATGCTCGTCGTGCTGGTCGGCTTCGCTGGGTTCGCGGTCGATATCGGGCACTGGTATCTGACGGCGTCGCGAGTCCAGAACGCAGCGGACGCGTCGGCGCTCGGAGGGGTGGTCTTCCTGCCGGATCAGATGTCCGAGGCCGAGCAGGTCGCCTGGGATCTGGCCGAGGGGCACGGATATCCCTCCGGCGACGTGAATGTGGCACCCGGCGAGCGGCCCAATCAGCTCGAGGTCAGCGTGACGAAGGAGGTCGACAACTTCTTCGTCGGGATCTTCGGGATCGACACGACGAGCATCACTCGGAGCGCGATGGCCGAGTTCGAAGGTCCGGTCCCCATGGGCAGCCCCGAGAACTTCTTGGGGAACGACCCCGAGCTCGGAGAGAGCCCGGACCATTGGATGAACCTGGCTTCGGTCCGCAACAACGCGGTGAACGGTGATCGGTTCGCCGCCGGGTTGTGTCCATCCGGAGGCGCCCTCGGCCCCTGCGGAAACCCCAATCCAAGCATCAACAACCCCAGCTACGATCCGAACGGTCACATCTTCGCCATCGAGGTGGCGCCAGGGACGGCAGGGCCTCTCCGGGTCGACGTGTTCGATCCCGGGTTCTACGAGGTGGGCGACACCTGCACCACCAACCAGAGCGATGTCTTCAACACCGGCACCGGGGATCTTCAGGCCCACGCGGCAGGCGACCCTGACGTTCCCGACGACTGGTACGACGACGCCGACAGTCGCTTTGTCGGAGGCGCCAGCCCGACATGGTGTCCAGGAGACCACCGCGCCGGCGCATCGGGTGGTTCCGCCCCGCTCGTGTCGACCTTCATCGTCCGCTCACCCGACAACTCGCCCTGGATCGATACCGACAACCCCGTCGTGAACACCGCCACCTGCCAACCTCGCCAGTTCGAGGGACGGGACAACGGGTGGCTGCGTGGTTCGGGAGGCCTGCAGGGGAAGCTGACCGACCCGGACGAGGGACGGGTCACCTTCCCTCCCGGAGCTTGGGAGCAGACCGTTGCCAACTCGTTCCGTCGGTGGGTCACCGTGTGTGAGATCGCCAACCCGCAGCCGGGTCGCTATCTACTCCAGATCAAGAGCAACGCTCCGCTCGGGAACCCGCTCGCGACCAACACCGCCATCGACACCTGGGGTCACAACCGCTTCTCGCTACGTGTCGGCAACGGTGCGCCGTCGGACCCGGGTTGGGACAGCGGTGTCCGGTTGTTCGGGAACGGACGGCTACCCATCTATGTCAACGCATCGGGTGCCGACACCGAGTTCTTCCTCGCTCGCGTGACGCCGAGTACCACGCAACGGCTGCTCAACATCTCGTTGTGGGACATCTCCGATGGAGGCAGCTCGGGTTCCATGCGGGTGGTTCCGCCGCCCGACTCCGGCCTGTCGAACTTCTCGGGTTGCGCCTTCGGCAGCAGTGGGGGCAGCTATGCACCGAGTCCTGGTGACTGCTCGTTCACCTTCGGCGCGGGGGCCCTGAACGGTGAGCTGATGCAGGTGGAGATCCCCCTTCCCGACGGCTATAGCTGTGCCGAGAGCAACCCGTTCGGTTGCTGGATCAAGGTCGAGGCGCCGTTCGGGGGCTCGGTGAACGACACGACGACCTGGTCCGCCGACATCGTCGGTGATCCGGTACGCCTCGTCGAGTAA
- a CDS encoding TadE family protein, whose amino-acid sequence MLVEAAIVMPLLLLIVFGILEYGLVFRTTLSISESTRAGARVAVAQPRVEGYEDSAAAAVSGALASAGIPADDIEELVIYKANPTTGQTVAGGAPQDCTADCWKFVWNAGDQRFDLAPSSPTWEASSQFACGSQDQTDFLGVYVRANYTFITGFFGESMTMQERSVMRLEPLPLADTCAPA is encoded by the coding sequence GTGCTGGTCGAGGCAGCCATCGTCATGCCCCTGCTCCTGCTCATCGTCTTCGGGATCCTCGAGTATGGCCTGGTCTTTCGGACCACGCTCTCGATCAGCGAGTCGACGCGAGCCGGGGCGCGCGTCGCCGTGGCCCAACCGAGGGTCGAAGGTTACGAGGACTCGGCAGCGGCAGCGGTCTCCGGTGCCCTCGCATCCGCAGGGATCCCGGCAGATGACATCGAGGAGCTGGTCATCTACAAGGCCAATCCCACCACCGGTCAGACCGTCGCGGGAGGCGCGCCCCAGGACTGCACCGCCGACTGCTGGAAGTTCGTGTGGAACGCGGGCGACCAGCGCTTCGACCTGGCTCCGAGCAGTCCCACCTGGGAGGCAAGCTCACAGTTCGCGTGTGGATCCCAGGATCAGACCGACTTTCTCGGGGTCTACGTCCGGGCGAACTACACGTTCATCACCGGGTTCTTCGGCGAGAGCATGACCATGCAGGAGCGTTCGGTCATGCGACTGGAACCCTTGCCCTTGGCCGATACCTGTGCGCCGGCCTAG
- a CDS encoding TIGR03936 family radical SAM-associated protein: MRLRIRFTKHGKVRFLGHRDLARIWERTLRRAELDVAYSEGFSPRPKLSFGLALSTGYESEGEYLDLDLAPSAPPPHLAALPGRLSALLPEGIDTTAVCEVSRSEPSLQQAVTSCSWLIDVVDTTVAEATDAVDRALAAPHLMHTRERKGKEVTDDLRPYLLDLTIIGPTPTGARLSAELGTQPRTLRPAELLAALDPPLSEGLVRRTHQWTTHDGARRELLPVDATSAQHDGERAS, encoded by the coding sequence CCCGCATCTGGGAGCGCACCTTGCGACGCGCCGAGCTCGACGTCGCCTACTCCGAGGGGTTCTCCCCCCGACCCAAGCTCAGCTTCGGGTTGGCGTTGTCCACCGGCTACGAATCCGAGGGTGAGTACCTCGACCTCGACCTGGCCCCGTCGGCACCCCCGCCCCACCTGGCCGCTCTCCCCGGGCGGCTCTCGGCCCTCCTCCCCGAGGGCATCGACACCACCGCGGTCTGTGAGGTGAGCCGGAGCGAGCCCTCGCTCCAGCAGGCCGTCACCAGTTGCTCATGGCTCATCGACGTGGTCGACACCACGGTGGCCGAGGCCACCGACGCGGTCGACCGGGCGCTCGCTGCTCCCCACCTGATGCACACCCGCGAGCGCAAGGGTAAAGAGGTCACCGACGACCTCCGCCCCTACCTGTTGGACCTCACCATCATCGGTCCGACGCCCACCGGTGCCCGGCTCTCTGCCGAGCTGGGCACCCAACCACGTACCTTGCGACCTGCCGAGCTGCTCGCCGCGCTCGACCCTCCGCTCTCCGAGGGCCTGGTCCGCAGAACCCACCAATGGACGACACACGACGGCGCGCGCCGGGAGCTGCTCCCGGTCGACGCGACGTCCGCCCAGCACGACGGCGAGCGTGCGTCATGA